In Proteus vulgaris, one DNA window encodes the following:
- a CDS encoding LutC/YkgG family protein: MLNEQNRNEFLQTIAEKLGRPIAHKPQPQPTPVNNLPKTRLANLTQDELCKEFTDFAQTQMVKCVVSKPEELINSLIELCESYDCKGSVVISGDDRLDALGVTKAISEKYETYIWNPEIGHENIIHAERSQIGIVFAEAGLTESGGIVLFSSPEKGRAVSLLPETSIVILRKSDILPRVAQIAERLHKMAQEGVRMPSCINLIGGASSTADIELIKVWGVHGPVHAAYLIIEDC, translated from the coding sequence ATGTTAAACGAACAAAACCGTAATGAATTTCTGCAAACTATTGCTGAAAAATTAGGGCGCCCTATTGCGCATAAACCACAACCACAGCCAACACCAGTTAATAATTTACCCAAAACACGTTTAGCTAATCTGACTCAAGATGAATTGTGCAAAGAATTTACTGATTTTGCACAAACTCAAATGGTGAAATGTGTTGTTAGCAAACCAGAAGAGCTCATCAATAGCTTAATTGAGCTCTGTGAAAGTTATGATTGTAAAGGCTCAGTGGTAATAAGTGGTGATGATCGCCTAGATGCACTAGGTGTGACAAAAGCTATCAGTGAGAAATACGAAACCTATATTTGGAATCCAGAAATTGGTCATGAAAATATTATTCATGCTGAACGCTCTCAAATTGGAATTGTATTTGCTGAAGCGGGTCTAACTGAATCAGGAGGGATTGTCTTATTTTCTTCACCAGAAAAAGGACGTGCTGTTAGTTTATTACCTGAAACTTCAATTGTTATTCTACGTAAAAGCGATATTTTACCTCGAGTGGCTCAAATTGCTGAACGTTTACATAAAATGGCACAAGAAGGCGTAAGAATGCCGTCTTGTATCAATTTAATTGGTGGTGCAAGTTCTACAGCAGACATTGAATT